The genomic window CTTTGACAAGGCACATTGAAATATTAAGTGTGAGAGAGTCATTTTATAGCCTACTATTGTATCATGATTTTGGCTAAGAAAACCAACCCGCGCTATCTTTTTCAAAAAGTTCCACCTTTTCGTTTGAAAATTTACTGGATTTGGAGTTTCTCATCAAATCTCTTTTTGCATGATATATTAGCATATATGACAGAAAATtcgatgaaaaaaaatatatagtgcTTTTTTCCAATTTGAATATCTTAGCATATTAGCATTTtccaatttaaatatttaaacatattagCAAACGGTGCATAAGTTGTACCTGAATATTGCAATAATTATgttcatatttattttctttatattaataaataagGGTCAAATCCATTCTTtagaatttgatttttcttttggtcAAAAGACAAaagaatttgatttttcttacaTGATTGAAATATTTACCGTACTTTTTgtcatatttgtttttttttttttttttttttttttttttttttttttttttggtcaggtagcctagtggcttgaaattccacctttaaagatggataagtggagtgtccagggttcgaaccctggctcctgcatataaaatgctgatgtcccaaccaattgagctaagctcatggggacttGTCATATTTGTTTTATACTTATGGTAAACACCAACATGTAATACACAAATTGATACGATAAATACTTTTTGTCATATTTGTTTTATAACTATTTaagattataaaataaaaaaaaaaagattttgaatCAATCGATGACATAGAATTTAAAGCAGCATTGCTATATGGCACGACAGCCAATAGCACGACAATTGCACGAcaactttctttttcaatatttttttttagcaaaaataaaagaaaagtgaaaataataaattgtcACCGTCTACAAAGTAAAAGATCTGGAAACAAGATGAAGCAAAAACAGTGTCTTTGTCAAAGCAGCACAGGTACCTCAATCAAATGGTGGACCAGTGATCAAATACAGAGTCTTTCCACCATAGAGGGAGCAGTAAAAACAAATATCAATTTCCTTTGtgaattaaatacaaaaattaaaacagtttttcccaaaaaaatataaaatagaggtGGAGATAAGGAGGAAGTAAGTTTGATCGGTGACTTGTCTCGACACAACTACCGCCGGTTGCTACCACAGTTGTGTTGCCATAGTCTCATCGTCGTTGTCCAAAATTGTTGTGGTCACGGTTGTCGCTGTATTTTTATTCACCTTCACCTTTGTTGTTGCCGTCGCCGTTGAATCTTAGTGTCCGGCGGAGTTGCAGATAACTGGGTAAGGGAGGAAGGAGTTTCGTGATGCTGCTACGTTTTATGAAGGATGTAAATGTAATTTTAGATCAAATAATATAATTGGATTGAGGTGCCACATCACGTCGTCGCATTTGCACGATAAAAGGAAGTCGTGCACTTtagcattattatttttattccattactagcgggccagacaggcgcggaacgcgcctgcctatgtctaacttatgtccaaaaaaaatgttttatattgtgatgaatttgttaataaaatatttttattgctaaaaaaaataaggatattgttggtattatgaaaaatcgacGCCAAAAATAGTTGTATtctctttttatatagtatagatgtagTATTAAGTTGGTAATCATTCATGTATAGGCAACTCATTtgtcacttattcacatttttatgatttgaatttattttttatttttttaaattgattagttaatggaagttgtgaaactaagtcaagggtaaaataggtatattgaaaagtccatcccaaactcacctatcctttttatatattgttatagatataatCTAATGTTAAAAATGTTTTTGCCGCTACAAAATTAGTGAATTTTAGTTTACCTTAGcataaacaaaaatcacatgttttcatcttaaaaaaattctactttatttttaatcttttaatgataaatttatattcattttaatgTCAGTATTACTACCATTTTATGTTCAAGATGTGTctacatattattatttttttttggcaatatGTCTACTTATGTTAAACCTATATAAGttgatattatattaaaaaatatctcACTTTTATGCAtactagaaaaataaatttctaataattttgtCTCGGCTATTGATAAATTCTATACATACTTATgctttttttatcttttcattttttactaAAGACTCACACTTGTGCTATTAACAACAGGTAAGtacaaaataacaacaaaaatcacAATATGATAGTCACTATAAAGATCCGAGgcgagtttgacaaaatcacattgaaattatgtttttattgaAGTCCAAATTGAGCTCTAAACAAAATCATAGTGGCACATGGAATATCATATTATCAAACTACTTCTCATTCCACACATACACGATTGTTATTTATTCttgattaaaagaaaatagaCAAAGCCTTCATTATTCCAGAGAATCAAGTCAACATAAAAATTACTAGTTtaatgaacaaaacaaacatagaAGAGGGTACAACATAGAAAActgaattattattaataagtaGTGCATAACATAGACAACAAATTTATAGATAACTATTTCCTTTGCCGTCCATAGttcaaaatgaaaacaaatgTGATTAGAACAATAAATTACGTAAAGTTTGAGTTTGAAGGAAGAGTATGGATAAGAGATTGAGTtggttttgaattttataaCATAAGTGATGAAGTTGAACTTAATAATTCTAGAACTTCAAAAGAAACTAGGTGGTGGTGGTCCATatcttcctcctcctcccatATTGTTGAAGCCAAATAAATGAGGCTCCAACATAGGGTTCTGAAAAACTTGTGGTGAAAACACTTGAGCATGTTGAGGATTTGACTGGTGATAGAGAGGGATGTTAGAGGATGAAGCATTTCCAACAAAAAGTGGAAGCGTTTGAGTAGGAGCACCCTGAATTGCAAGCTCATTAACATGTTGTGCAACAAGTTTCTTAAGCTCCAACAAAGCCATCTTGAGGAATTCAAGTTCAGCCCTATTCATCCCATCAATTGGACAAGCCCACCAAAATTGAGCCTCAGTCACCTTGCGCAAAAGGCTCAGCTCATCACTGCGTTTCTTCTCATTGTCCAACATGTTGTTGATTTCAGTTAATTGAGCATTGAGCTCACACAAGTTGGCGTTGCGGTGAGCCTCAATGAATTGCATGGTGGTGGTGGGTTGAAGTGGGACCCGAGAGAGATAGCGATCTATGACCGTATCAATATTAGGGTGACCAAAGGAAAATGCCTTCCCACTAGGTGAGAATACAATGAGTGCAACATCTACACCACAAAGGGTACAAAGCTCACTAGCTTTCTTGAAGAGCCCGCTGCGACGCTTTGAGAAAGTTACTTGCAGGTGGCTCTCGTTGCTCATCTTTTTCATCTGAATCCTTTGGCGACCTTTGCCTTTCCTTTCGCTCGACATTGTTGAAGCACGATAAAGAGATAAGAGTGGGTGATTGTGTTTGTGGCTTTAGACTGTGGTAATGGTATATTGAAATTGGGTGTTAATGAGATATTTTATAGCCAAATTTTACGTGTGTATATTCTCAATCTCCTTGTGATTTGGCTTAGACAACCAACACGCACTTATCTTTTTCAATCGTCCCACCTTTTCGATATATAGAAAATTATTGAATTTGGAGATCCTCATCAAATCACTTTTTTCATGGCCTATACGGTAGAAAATTCAATTTACAAAAAGTGGCGCTCTTTTAGAATTTGAATATATCTTAGCTTATTCAAAAAGTTGCGCTCTTTTATACCGGTAcctgaatatatatatatatatatatatatatattgcaataattaattacattcatatttattatctttattataaaaaaaaatatctagaGAGTCCGGTACACAcccttgaattttttattttttttttacatggttgaattttattttttttgaaacatacatggttgaattatttttttgtacatgGTTGAATTATTCACCGTAATCTTGTCATCTCTTTATATACTTATGTAGTAAAAATCAATGTGCAATATACGTAGTGATAcgataatattaattattataccttttaaataattaattagaatcataaaataaaaggtaTTGAATTAGTCGAtgatagaaaaaaattattacttagtcaaaaaaaaaaagaaaaaaattattacgaaATTCCTAAAAAATGAATGCAAATtagttaatttaaaattaaagtaGCGGCCAACGATAACAAAGTAATCgcgattcttttttttttcattctttcttttatttgtttatttatttttgaaaaaggaaaaatcaaCTATACATTAGAGAAAATAACAtagaatataaattattaaattaatttacatATATGTAAAATTAAGGACAATTTTGTCACAATAACCAAATTAGTTTTCCACTTTTGAATTAATATGTTTTATCAATATAAGAAAttaacatataatataaattattaaattaacttacatataagtaaaattaaggacaattttgtcaaaataaccAATAATGTCGTATGATTTGTAAACAGAGATATTTATTGAACAAGCTAAGATATATTCAAATTAGCAAAAGAGCGCAATTTTTTTGACATTGAATTTTCTACTATATAAGCCAAGAAAGAAGAGATTTCAAAAGAATATCTCGATCCAGTAATTTTCTATGTAACGAAAAGGTGAGACGTTTGGAAAAAATTAACGCGGGCTGATTTTCTAAGCGAAATCACACAATATCGGATTGAGAATATACACATAGAAATTGGCTACTAAATGACTCTTTCACGCCCAATTTCAATGTATCATTTCATACTCATCGTCTAAAGTCACGAACACAATCACCTCGTTTTTTTTTCGTTCTTCATCAATGTTGAACGGAAAAAAAGGCAAAGGTCGTCAAAAGATCGAGATGAAAAAGATGAGCAACGAGAGCAATCTGCAAGTGACTTTCTCAAAGCGCTGTATCGATCTTTTCAAGAAAGCTAGTGAGTTTTGCACCCTTTGTGGTGTAGATGTTGCCCTCGTTATATTCTCACCTAGTGAGAAGGTATTTTCCTTTGGTCACCCCAATATTGATACGGTCATAAATCGTTATATCTCTCGGGTTCCACTCCAAAACAATAGCTCCATGCAATTTATTGAGGCTCACCGCAACACCACTTTGAGTGATCTCAATGCTCAATTATCTCAAATGAACAACACGCTGGACAACGAGAAGAAGCGTGGTGATGAGCTGAGCCTTTTGCGCAAGGCGACTAGGCTAAGTTTTGGTGGGCTTGTCCAGTTGATGGGATGAATAGGGCTGAACTTGAATTGCTCAAGAAGGCTTTGGAGGAGCTTAAGAAACTTGTTGCACAACATGTTAATGAGATTGCAATTCATGGTGCTCCTACTCAAATGCttccattttttgttggaaatgaTTCATCCTCTAATATCTGTCTCTATCACCAGCGAAATCCTCAACATGCTCAAGTGTTTCCACCACAAGTTTTTCAGAACCCTATGTTGGAGCCTCATTTGTTTGGCTACAACAATATGGGGAGAAGGAGGAAATGGACCACCTGATTTCTTTTAGAGTTCTACAATCATTAAGTTCAAAACCTTCTTATGttataaaattcaaaaccaACTCAATTTCTTATCCACACTCTTCCTTCAAACTCAAATAGTACCCTGTAACTGTAACCAGTACATCCTATAAACTATTCAACAATGATGAAATtcacaaatacaaatattagtCTTAACAAGATTTAGCTACTTTCAATTCAGAGCAAAAGTTATCACAATTATTGCAAAAGATAGGGCAATAAAAAATGGGGAAGTTGGTAGcaataaagacaaaaaatcaaacaaattttctcACAATTCACAAATCCCTGCTTCTTGTTGATCATGCATGCAATCTACAAAACTCAATACGTACGTGATAAAAtgagaattatttttttctcaccTACTAAACTTCTCGTTATCACACGTCCTCTGTATTTCCAAAAATGACATGCTCGAGTTCTAGATTCTAAactaaaattttagaattttacaCGTTTAAGTTCTATAACTCGGACACCTTGAGCAGTCTGTTTTAGATTCTAGAGTTGTTTACGTTGTTTTAGATATTATTGTTCCTCGTGTTGCTCCTGTTGATGCAAAACAAAACATTACACTTAAAGTAGTGGATGCTAACACCTCCTAAGGGTGTTTACAGCTACGGTCGATCTGGTCAATCTAATAACTCAATCCAAAGCATATGGTTCCGTTTTTCTCATACTTTGTTCGGATAACGAACTTTTCGTTTCAAACTTGTGGAGTCATGAACCTGATCTGCTGATTGCTGAAAGTAAATCGTCAATCTGTTATTCTGTCAATGTAgtttaagacttttttttttcttttctttctgacACAGTAGTTTAAGACTTTTAAGTGTTGCACCttgaaacattttaatttagttCAAGTGCTGAAATTTTAATGTTCATGAGAATTTGATCTCTAGTATTCTATGTGCAGGTTCCACTGAATTTGAATATCATACGTTCAGGTGTCATATTTGATTTAGCACTACTTGCTTTGAGTCATTTGATTGTTGAGGAATGATAAATTTGGTGCCTAATGTATCAATGCTATGCTAGTGACAGGTGAAAGTTATGTCTTTGAGGTGATTTATAGTCACAACATGAATGACAAGGATGCAATGAAAACTACAACTGTAGAGAATATCATTTTCTAACTTAATCAATAAGCTTGGTCATGCAAGAAAAACAGCGATAAAATAGACAACACTTTGACACTATTCTTGTACTGATATAAAAATCACAAACATACCTATTTTTCATTGCAACATATACTAATACAATAGTGTCCATCAATTTCGGCATCTACTGTGTAATTTTCTATATCTATATAATTGCGTCTGATTAACGTGGGATTGTAAAtagaaaaacaatttataattttctacCTAtacattgatgatattgttTTGAATCTGAAAAATTCCAACCTATAAGCAGAAACAATAAGGCAAACATAACTAGCTGCTGCCAAGATTTGCCGAGGAGTAGCCATTAGAAGACTTTCAGTGTCTTGTAACCATTTTTATCCTCACTCGGAAAAATCAAGGTTCCCAAGGAATTATAATCTCCACCAATTTTTCGATCATAAATCGCAAGACATATTGAAGCAGCTTTAATTAGAGCTTTTCGTACTTCATTTACATAAAGTTGCTCAGTGTTTTTAGACTAAATGTATGATATGTGGCTGAGGCTGCAAATCTTCTTGCTCGATTTCGTCATCAGATGAACTGACCAAGACACTAGGATGCTCCTAATAGTTACAAATGACCAAGGAAAAAGCACGAGAGAATTTATGGTGAGTCATTAGATGATTCAGTAAACCATGGGAAAGAGAGACATAAGGTTAACCTATGATAGAAACTCACTCGATGTTGTCTCCGATGTCGTTGGATTAGTGCCACTGCTCGAGCCATGAAGTATACAGGTACGACAATTCCAGCACTCCGAAATAATAACACCTATCAAAACTCAATTGAATTGAAAAAACCTTGGTAAGTAAGAGAatgataaaaaaagaagaagcacTTACTGAAATTATATGTTATGCAAAACGTACCATGAAAAGTGGGAAATAATAGTCTTTACTTCCACTAATTAAGAGGGGAAGTGTATGTCTTAAAACCAGAAGAACCATGAACTGCACATGAGACGAAACAAAGATTAAGAAATGTCGTAAAAGAAGATAAAAAGGCACACGTACATAAGAAGGGAGTGAGAAAATTACAATGACAGCAACTGAACGACACCATATCAAACTTTCCGAAGAAGAGGCTGAATATTGATCATAGTTAGAATTGATAAGGTTCTGGTCAGTGGGAACCATGCTAACCAAATGAGCACTATTTAAGTCTCTTCGTGAAATTTCCCAATTTCCCCTGACATAAACAGCATGCAAACGCATTAGAAAATCGAGCGGAAAAAACGCGGTTCATAGAATAACTTATAGTGGAAAA from Trifolium pratense cultivar HEN17-A07 linkage group LG1, ARS_RC_1.1, whole genome shotgun sequence includes these protein-coding regions:
- the LOC123902737 gene encoding uncharacterized protein LOC123902737, with product MGDHFDLLVDRLLTESTLEAALESRMRTLQAASSAVDNTEVDVSLLKIGLDDVKCSGKIVECRICHDDDHDSNMETPCSCCGSLKYAHRRCIQRWCNEKGDTTCEICHQPFKPGYTAPPPLFQFGRIPMSFRGNWEISRRDLNSAHLVSMVPTDQNLINSNYDQYSASSSESLIWCRSVAVIFMVLLVLRHTLPLLISGSKDYYFPLFMVLLFRSAGIVVPVYFMARAVALIQRHRRQHREHPSVLVSSSDDEIEQEDLQPQPHIIHLV
- the LOC123911441 gene encoding agamous-like MADS-box protein AGL62, whose product is MSSERKGKGRQRIQMKKMSNESHLQVTFSKRRSGLFKKASELCTLCGVDVALIVFSPSGKAFSFGHPNIDTVIDRYLSRVPLQPTTTMQFIEAHRNANLCELNAQLTEINNMLDNEKKRSDELSLLRKVTEAQFWWACPIDGMNRAELEFLKMALLELKKLVAQHVNELAIQGAPTQTLPLFVGNASSSNIPLYHQSNPQHAQVFSPQVFQNPMLEPHLFGFNNMGGGGRYGPPPPSFF